A single region of the Acidithiobacillus acidisediminis genome encodes:
- a CDS encoding L,D-transpeptidase family protein — protein MKYWQPWLAALIGVALLGGCAAPMPPSQVHSVAYYAARIPPPPAYAPAATTAPTQSAVPQNTTIHIVINADQRTLSLYRGSTLLTAYPVAIGFGGSAPRRIRGDDKTPLGHYHIGYVRWGTQYGPFMLLTYPNRQDAEWGLQQGIITHLQYQKIIQAIDHGEVPPQNTPLGGYIGIHGMGPSFSFDRSAKVFPGRWTAGCVALSNHDAQNIAELVEPGTPVEIVGKVASYAEQIGQSRRLAFQYRHVADHGWESAAPLQGKVAKGSPAE, from the coding sequence GTGAAATATTGGCAGCCCTGGCTTGCGGCCCTGATCGGCGTTGCGTTATTGGGTGGTTGTGCTGCCCCTATGCCACCCAGCCAAGTCCATTCAGTAGCGTATTACGCCGCGAGAATTCCGCCACCACCTGCATATGCCCCCGCCGCAACAACGGCACCCACGCAATCTGCCGTGCCGCAAAACACTACCATACACATTGTGATCAATGCCGATCAACGTACCTTGAGTCTATATCGAGGTTCTACCCTGTTGACTGCGTATCCAGTAGCCATTGGTTTCGGTGGATCGGCTCCACGTCGCATTCGCGGTGACGACAAAACTCCCCTCGGTCATTATCATATTGGTTACGTGCGCTGGGGGACGCAGTATGGTCCATTCATGCTGCTGACCTATCCCAATCGCCAAGATGCGGAATGGGGCTTGCAGCAAGGGATCATTACCCATCTACAATACCAGAAAATTATCCAGGCAATCGATCATGGCGAAGTGCCGCCGCAGAATACCCCATTGGGTGGATATATCGGTATTCACGGTATGGGACCAAGCTTTTCTTTCGATCGTTCGGCTAAGGTTTTCCCCGGTCGCTGGACGGCGGGTTGTGTCGCTCTATCTAACCATGATGCGCAAAATATTGCGGAATTGGTCGAGCCTGGAACACCCGTAGAGATTGTCGGCAAAGTGGCGAGCTATGCCGAGCAGATTGGGCAAAGCCGACGTCTTGCCTTTCAATATCGACATGTAGCTGATCATGGGTGGGAATCTGCTGCCCCTCTCCAGGGGAAGGTGGCCAAGGGATCCCCCGCCGAGTAA
- the hemG gene encoding protoporphyrinogen oxidase: MESVKNLIVGAGITGLSLALRLQEQGKDYRVLEARDEAGGNIRSRREEGFLYDLGPNTLLVRDAQVDALLQTLPLEEIRANPLARRRFVLNRRHQPVALGPKALLGGSLLSARARLRLLGEPFRARAQTEESVATFVRRRLGPEVLDWMVDPFVSGVFAGDPEQLSLPASLPRLAQMEQEHGSLLLAGLRRKKASLKSRLISFAGGMQDLPRAIAKELGGNLHCNSAVTAIQRTANGWHVTSTTGGWETQRLFLCLPTDAILRITPADARDLHARLAEIAYPQVATLALGFARQQIQHPLDGFGLLIPRRLQIPTLGALFSSTLFPARAPSGQVLLTVFLGGAQEKLPREDQLVAQALNDLSPILGIDGEPTFQRVQIWPRAIPQYHLGHADRIAAIDAVTARDWPGVSLLGNWRGGIALGDCIRNGLDTAQSAY; this comes from the coding sequence ATGGAATCCGTGAAAAACCTCATCGTCGGGGCCGGCATTACTGGCCTCAGTCTGGCCCTCCGTTTACAAGAACAAGGGAAGGACTATCGAGTTCTGGAGGCGCGCGACGAAGCCGGTGGAAATATCCGCAGTCGCAGAGAAGAGGGGTTCCTGTATGACCTCGGCCCAAACACGCTGCTGGTCCGCGACGCGCAAGTAGACGCACTGCTACAGACACTTCCACTCGAAGAAATCCGCGCCAACCCGCTTGCACGCCGTCGTTTTGTTCTCAACCGACGGCATCAGCCGGTAGCGCTTGGCCCTAAAGCCCTGCTCGGCGGCAGTCTTTTGTCAGCACGCGCACGCCTGCGTCTGCTCGGTGAACCATTTCGCGCCCGCGCGCAAACAGAGGAGTCCGTTGCGACATTCGTGCGCCGTCGCCTGGGTCCGGAAGTACTCGACTGGATGGTCGACCCCTTTGTTTCCGGCGTTTTTGCCGGGGATCCCGAGCAATTATCTCTGCCAGCCAGCCTTCCCCGCCTGGCACAAATGGAGCAAGAGCACGGATCACTGCTGCTTGCCGGTCTGCGACGCAAAAAGGCGTCACTGAAGAGTCGACTGATCTCCTTTGCTGGCGGCATGCAGGATCTCCCGCGCGCCATTGCCAAAGAGCTGGGCGGGAATCTGCACTGTAACAGCGCCGTTACGGCGATTCAGCGAACAGCGAATGGCTGGCATGTCACGAGTACGACCGGCGGGTGGGAAACGCAGCGTCTATTCCTTTGCCTGCCAACTGACGCCATTCTGCGCATCACACCGGCGGATGCGCGAGATTTGCACGCTCGGCTTGCGGAAATTGCCTATCCGCAGGTAGCCACCTTGGCGCTGGGCTTCGCGCGACAGCAGATTCAACATCCCCTGGATGGTTTCGGCCTCCTCATTCCCCGCCGTTTACAGATCCCTACCCTGGGCGCCCTCTTTTCTTCCACGCTCTTTCCTGCGCGCGCGCCCTCGGGGCAGGTGTTGCTCACGGTATTCCTGGGGGGAGCACAGGAAAAACTCCCGAGGGAAGATCAGCTCGTTGCCCAAGCCTTGAACGATCTCTCCCCTATCCTTGGTATTGATGGCGAACCCACGTTCCAACGAGTGCAAATCTGGCCCCGCGCCATTCCACAGTATCATCTCGGCCATGCAGACCGCATTGCTGCAATCGATGCTGTAACCGCGCGCGATTGGCCCGGAGTCTCTCTATTGGGAAATTGGCGCGGTGGCATCGCCTTGGGAGACTGCATCCGCAATGGATTGGATACAGCACAATCAGCATATTAG
- a CDS encoding AI-2E family transporter, whose protein sequence is MAQRFLPWLGLAFLLWLLYLLGPILSPFLIAGVLAYLGNPLVTRLQRWHIGRSVGTTLVFLLAIFLVAAIVIALLPVVRAQTLIAINYIRQYAELLQSQWLPEISQRFGIPLDTQTLTAYASKNASKLTHWASNSLQVALISGSGVLSILMNFLLIPVITFYLMRDWPHLLRRIDELIPRQRLVLVRQLAADSNQMLMAFLRGQLLDMLALGSTYAIGLSVVGLKTALLIGLLSGLLSFVPYLGFASGILIASLAMYIQGGAFLSIVEVWVVYGIGQILESTLFIPILVGDRIGLHPVLVIFAVLAGGQLFGFVGLLIALPVTAILLALLRHAHRWYLRSRSYGAEMPVEN, encoded by the coding sequence GTGGCGCAACGTTTCCTCCCCTGGCTTGGCCTCGCCTTCCTGCTCTGGCTACTCTACCTTCTGGGACCCATTCTCTCTCCCTTCCTGATTGCGGGGGTTCTCGCCTACCTGGGTAATCCACTGGTCACCCGGCTGCAACGCTGGCACATCGGGCGCAGCGTGGGCACGACCCTGGTCTTTCTCCTGGCCATATTTCTGGTCGCCGCCATCGTCATCGCCCTACTACCCGTCGTACGCGCCCAGACCCTCATTGCCATCAATTATATCCGGCAGTATGCCGAGCTATTGCAAAGCCAATGGCTACCAGAGATCTCCCAGCGTTTTGGTATTCCTCTCGATACCCAGACGCTCACCGCCTATGCCAGTAAGAATGCCAGCAAACTTACCCATTGGGCCAGCAACAGCCTGCAGGTAGCCCTCATTTCTGGGTCTGGCGTCCTGTCGATCCTGATGAATTTTTTATTGATTCCCGTGATCACCTTCTACCTGATGCGCGACTGGCCACATCTGTTGCGCCGTATCGACGAGCTTATCCCACGCCAGCGCCTCGTTCTGGTCCGCCAGTTGGCCGCAGATTCCAATCAGATGCTGATGGCCTTCCTGCGCGGGCAACTCCTCGACATGCTTGCCCTGGGCAGCACCTACGCCATCGGCCTCAGCGTTGTCGGCTTGAAGACTGCACTACTCATCGGGCTGCTTTCCGGCCTACTGAGCTTTGTTCCCTATCTGGGCTTCGCTAGCGGCATCCTGATTGCCAGTCTGGCCATGTACATTCAGGGCGGCGCTTTCCTATCCATCGTGGAAGTCTGGGTGGTATACGGCATCGGGCAAATCCTCGAGAGCACCCTCTTCATTCCCATCCTGGTTGGTGATCGCATTGGTTTGCACCCGGTGCTGGTCATTTTTGCCGTGCTTGCCGGCGGACAGCTTTTTGGCTTTGTTGGCCTGCTTATTGCGCTTCCGGTCACGGCCATCCTCCTTGCCCTGCTGCGTCATGCCCATCGTTGGTATCTCCGCAGTCGCTCCTACGGCGCAGAGATGCCTGTGGAGAACTAA
- a CDS encoding AI-2E family transporter: MPPMREKIRFANWGTIVLLVVYLGALYTLSPYAGPLLMGAVLATVGWPWQLRLERSLHLPRWLASLLHALAWMAVIIIPAVLVVESILPELLRVVARWQSGAPLLGVPRELQAIPYLGKWLADHLRVLNGAHLAHFLSDHEAMITSSLGQLWFFVLHTFFVALTVFAISLHGRRLGEVLHLSASQLWGAERGDRFLLAAREATRSVLIGLIGVGVIEGLLIGVAYAIAGLSTWPLWMVVTALLSPIPFGATVVVAAATLWLIFGGHWLAGLVVLGWGFFVITLADLVIRPLLTGSQSQAPFFLVFFSILGGAAAFGLIGLIIGPILVLLARGVWLAWERRVLLERGTGGGAVRSKS, translated from the coding sequence ATGCCCCCGATGCGGGAAAAGATCCGTTTTGCCAACTGGGGGACGATCGTTCTGCTTGTCGTCTACCTTGGGGCGTTGTATACCCTGAGCCCTTATGCTGGCCCCCTGCTCATGGGTGCGGTGCTCGCTACGGTCGGGTGGCCTTGGCAGCTGCGTCTGGAACGCTCCTTGCACCTACCGCGGTGGTTGGCCTCCCTCCTTCATGCCTTGGCCTGGATGGCGGTCATCATCATCCCTGCGGTTCTGGTGGTGGAGTCCATCCTCCCTGAGTTGTTGCGCGTCGTCGCCCGCTGGCAATCCGGCGCACCGCTTTTGGGGGTGCCGCGGGAATTGCAGGCCATTCCCTACCTGGGAAAATGGCTGGCGGATCATTTGCGGGTGTTGAATGGAGCGCATCTCGCTCATTTCCTGAGCGATCATGAGGCGATGATCACCAGCTCTCTGGGTCAGCTCTGGTTTTTTGTTCTGCACACGTTCTTTGTTGCCCTGACCGTTTTTGCTATCAGTCTGCACGGGCGGCGTTTGGGGGAGGTGCTGCATCTCAGCGCGAGTCAGCTCTGGGGCGCGGAGCGCGGTGATCGCTTTCTCTTGGCGGCGCGTGAGGCGACGCGATCGGTCCTCATTGGGCTGATTGGGGTGGGCGTCATCGAAGGCTTGCTGATCGGTGTCGCTTACGCGATTGCTGGCCTCAGCACCTGGCCGCTGTGGATGGTGGTGACGGCTTTGTTGTCCCCTATCCCTTTTGGTGCGACGGTGGTAGTCGCCGCCGCAACCTTGTGGTTGATTTTTGGTGGCCATTGGTTGGCGGGTCTGGTGGTATTGGGCTGGGGGTTTTTCGTCATCACCCTTGCGGACCTCGTCATTCGTCCATTGCTGACGGGATCACAGAGTCAGGCGCCGTTCTTCCTGGTATTTTTCAGTATTCTTGGCGGGGCTGCGGCCTTTGGCTTGATTGGATTGATCATCGGCCCTATCTTGGTACTGTTGGCGCGCGGGGTATGGCTGGCGTGGGAACGCCGGGTGTTGCTCGAGCGCGGAACTGGGGGTGGGGCGGTGCGTTCTAAGTCTTGA
- a CDS encoding sensor domain-containing diguanylate cyclase, producing MGEIIPTPIPSLTPEECEAFDSLPTAVVIFAADLILYANAVALGIFEADHPERVLGHSVHEFIYPLDQERVVARIRRAEAGNVINPPTEFRIYTQRHQVRVIALTSRTVRVEGQIGLIATFLDMTERCAMEERLRQSDEQFQHLMHTMQDVFYRTDVEGITRYVSPSVVNVLGYQQSEIVGQLASAFYPDQTDRDALIETIKKQGYVRDFPGQMRCRDGRIIDISISSTILLDETGQYAGLEGIWRDITQRRQLERKLEQLASRDELTGISNRRYSLEELDKRISRHQRHGRDTAVCILDLDHFKRINDQHGHLAGDQVLREFAHVVQSELRNTDHFGRLGGEEFLLICEDSSATNTSLLAQRILEKVASNPVRINPQTMTQVTVSIGATLMDTNDESGSAILSRADEALYRAKTAGRNRICWFQEIATLSEP from the coding sequence ATGGGAGAGATCATTCCCACACCGATTCCATCACTCACGCCGGAAGAGTGCGAAGCATTTGATTCTCTGCCCACGGCCGTGGTGATCTTCGCCGCAGATCTCATTCTTTATGCTAATGCCGTCGCTTTGGGAATTTTTGAAGCCGATCATCCCGAGCGAGTATTGGGACACTCTGTCCATGAATTCATCTATCCGCTCGATCAAGAGCGAGTCGTAGCCCGCATCCGACGAGCAGAGGCAGGCAATGTCATCAATCCGCCCACCGAGTTTCGCATCTACACCCAGCGCCATCAGGTGCGGGTGATTGCGCTCACCAGCCGAACCGTGCGGGTAGAAGGACAAATCGGCCTGATCGCGACCTTCCTCGACATGACCGAACGTTGTGCCATGGAAGAACGGCTACGGCAGAGCGATGAGCAATTTCAGCATCTGATGCACACCATGCAGGACGTTTTTTACCGTACCGATGTAGAAGGCATTACGCGCTACGTCAGCCCGTCGGTGGTCAATGTTCTGGGCTATCAGCAAAGTGAGATTGTCGGTCAACTTGCCTCGGCCTTCTATCCCGATCAGACGGATCGCGATGCCCTTATCGAGACCATCAAAAAACAGGGATATGTGCGCGACTTCCCGGGACAAATGCGTTGTCGAGACGGACGGATCATCGATATCTCCATCAGCAGCACCATTCTCCTGGATGAAACCGGACAATATGCTGGTCTCGAAGGAATCTGGCGGGATATTACCCAACGTCGGCAACTAGAACGGAAACTCGAGCAATTGGCCAGTCGCGACGAACTCACGGGTATCTCGAATCGCCGTTATAGCCTGGAAGAGTTGGATAAAAGAATTTCACGCCATCAGCGCCACGGGCGTGATACTGCGGTATGTATCCTGGATCTGGATCATTTCAAACGCATCAACGATCAGCATGGTCATTTGGCTGGAGACCAGGTACTACGAGAGTTCGCCCACGTCGTGCAGAGTGAGTTGCGCAACACCGATCATTTTGGTCGTTTGGGTGGAGAGGAATTTCTGTTGATTTGTGAAGATTCCTCGGCAACGAATACCAGCCTACTGGCACAGCGGATCCTCGAAAAAGTGGCGAGCAATCCTGTGCGCATCAATCCTCAAACCATGACGCAGGTAACCGTCAGCATTGGTGCGACCTTAATGGATACCAACGACGAATCGGGATCAGCGATCCTGTCTCGTGCCGATGAAGCACTATACCGTGCGAAAACCGCGGGACGGAACCGCATTTGCTGGTTTCAGGAAATCGCGACTCTCAGCGAACCGTAG
- the recG gene encoding ATP-dependent DNA helicase RecG produces the protein MAAGSRSVKPVRLQDPLTALPGIGPALATCMGALGLERIEDLLFHLPLRFQDRRHLLPLNALRPGMECATVGEIVDLQRQQGRREQWLLLLGDGVAAPLTLRFFHLSPALRQQWQRGRRLWCFGELRAGARGVEMVHPEWQLADRNDFRLPEHLTPFYPSTQGMNQQQWRRFAGMALALVEELRDPLQELLPGWPTLADSIRYLHQGGQRAPAASDREWQRVALDELLAHHLALRRERHRLDVQRGISCHPDPVLWQRLRGHLPFTPTAAQERVIAEAVHDLAGTRPMRRLLQGDVGSGKTLVAAAVLLHAVAAGMQVAVMAPTEILALQLHERLSSWMQLLDLPVGLLLGSQGARQRREVLTALRDGSMTIVCGTQALFQEGVEFSHLGLVIVDEQHRFGVEQRRRLLEKGIVPHLLVMTATPIPRTLAMTLHADLDLSTIDSLPPGRQPIETLVLADERREELIGRLHHLLEAGRQIYWVCPLIEESELLQLQAAEASYAELQVALPATAIALLHGRQRSEEKAEIMAAFRRGDVRVLVATTVIEVGVDVPNASVMVIENAERLGLAQLHQLRGRVGRGAEASLCILLYHGPLSVKARERLQILRESQDGFVIARKDLEMRGPGEFLGIRQSGERQLRVADFLRDEALMAMLPELAATLERSSPTMCEILVQRWLGSASAYAGVA, from the coding sequence ATGGCTGCTGGGTCGAGATCCGTAAAACCGGTACGCCTGCAGGACCCCCTTACTGCCTTGCCCGGTATCGGGCCTGCCCTTGCCACATGCATGGGCGCGCTGGGCTTGGAGCGAATAGAAGACCTGCTCTTTCATCTCCCCTTGCGTTTTCAGGATCGACGCCACTTGCTGCCCCTGAACGCCCTGCGGCCCGGAATGGAGTGCGCGACGGTCGGTGAGATCGTCGATCTACAACGTCAGCAAGGGCGGCGAGAACAATGGTTGCTGCTGCTGGGGGATGGTGTCGCAGCACCGTTGACCTTGCGCTTCTTCCATCTGAGCCCGGCGCTCCGGCAGCAATGGCAGCGAGGACGTCGACTCTGGTGTTTCGGGGAGTTGCGCGCGGGCGCACGCGGTGTAGAGATGGTGCATCCAGAGTGGCAACTTGCGGATCGCAACGATTTTCGTCTCCCCGAGCATCTCACGCCGTTTTATCCCAGCACGCAGGGCATGAACCAACAACAATGGCGGCGTTTTGCGGGAATGGCGTTAGCGCTCGTTGAAGAATTGCGCGATCCGCTGCAAGAATTGCTACCCGGCTGGCCGACGCTGGCGGATAGCATTCGCTATCTCCATCAGGGTGGGCAGCGGGCGCCTGCAGCGAGCGATCGGGAATGGCAACGCGTTGCCCTTGATGAACTGCTGGCTCATCATCTGGCCTTGCGGCGCGAGCGCCATCGTCTTGATGTCCAACGAGGGATCTCTTGCCATCCCGATCCGGTTCTTTGGCAGCGTTTGCGTGGACATCTACCGTTTACCCCCACGGCGGCGCAGGAGCGAGTCATTGCCGAGGCCGTTCATGATCTCGCCGGCACCCGTCCCATGCGACGCCTGCTGCAGGGAGATGTCGGGTCGGGCAAGACCCTGGTTGCTGCCGCAGTCCTCTTGCACGCGGTGGCCGCTGGCATGCAGGTGGCAGTGATGGCACCGACGGAGATTCTCGCCCTGCAGTTACATGAGCGCTTGAGCAGCTGGATGCAGTTGCTGGATCTGCCAGTAGGCTTGTTGCTGGGCAGCCAGGGGGCGCGGCAGCGACGGGAAGTTTTGACGGCGCTGCGGGACGGCAGCATGACCATTGTCTGTGGTACGCAGGCACTCTTTCAGGAAGGGGTGGAGTTCTCCCATTTGGGGCTGGTCATTGTCGATGAGCAACATCGATTTGGGGTTGAGCAGCGGCGGCGACTTCTGGAGAAGGGGATTGTGCCCCATCTGCTGGTGATGACGGCTACACCGATCCCGCGTACCTTGGCGATGACCTTGCATGCCGATCTCGATCTTTCCACGATCGACTCCCTTCCGCCCGGCCGCCAGCCGATCGAGACTCTAGTCTTGGCGGATGAGCGGCGAGAAGAACTCATTGGGCGTTTGCATCATTTGCTGGAGGCGGGCCGTCAGATCTACTGGGTGTGTCCGCTCATCGAAGAGTCTGAGCTGCTGCAGCTTCAGGCAGCGGAGGCGAGCTATGCGGAGCTGCAGGTCGCGCTCCCTGCTACGGCTATTGCCCTGTTGCACGGGCGTCAGCGAAGTGAAGAAAAGGCGGAGATCATGGCAGCCTTTCGTCGTGGCGACGTGCGAGTTCTGGTGGCGACGACGGTGATCGAGGTTGGTGTGGATGTGCCGAACGCCTCGGTGATGGTGATCGAAAACGCCGAACGCCTCGGGCTGGCGCAGTTGCATCAGTTGCGCGGTAGGGTAGGGCGCGGAGCGGAGGCTAGCCTTTGCATTCTCCTCTATCACGGGCCGCTCTCGGTCAAGGCGCGGGAAAGACTACAGATCCTGCGGGAGTCGCAGGATGGCTTCGTGATTGCCCGCAAAGACCTGGAAATGCGTGGGCCGGGTGAGTTTCTGGGTATACGGCAAAGCGGCGAGCGACAATTGCGCGTTGCGGACTTTCTCCGCGATGAGGCGCTGATGGCGATGCTTCCTGAACTGGCAGCCACATTGGAGCGCTCCTCTCCGACCATGTGCGAGATCTTAGTGCAGCGCTGGTTGGGTAGCGCCAGCGCCTATGCGGGCGTGGCATAA
- a CDS encoding PHP domain-containing protein — translation MPQSTPPRSLVDLHMHSLHSDGSMPVKELVARVARRGVALMALTDHDNTAGIASAAQEADRHGIDFIPGVEISSEWNGIGIHIVGLGIDIENANLQAGLDKIMEFRDWRAAEISRLLETAGIPGAEQGARELAGSRMVGRTHFARWLKDSGHCRDNGEAFQRWLGRGQVAYVPSDWIPMVEAVSWIRQAGGIAVVAHPGRYKLSADRLRTLFTEFRAAGGGAIEVSSGSQAAADREHLGKLAQQLDLAASLGSDFHGPDIGHAEIGQLAPLPDAVQPVWECLGHSIPHDKH, via the coding sequence ATGCCACAGTCCACCCCCCCGCGATCGTTGGTTGATCTGCACATGCATTCCCTGCACTCCGATGGCAGTATGCCGGTGAAAGAGTTGGTGGCGCGGGTTGCGCGGCGGGGCGTGGCACTTATGGCGCTGACGGATCATGACAATACCGCCGGCATTGCGAGTGCGGCGCAGGAAGCGGACCGACACGGAATCGATTTCATTCCTGGGGTAGAAATATCGAGCGAATGGAACGGCATCGGTATCCACATCGTTGGCCTGGGCATCGACATCGAGAATGCAAATCTACAAGCCGGCTTGGACAAGATCATGGAGTTTCGTGACTGGCGTGCGGCGGAGATCAGCCGCTTGCTGGAGACGGCAGGAATTCCGGGGGCCGAGCAGGGTGCCCGCGAACTGGCGGGTAGCCGCATGGTGGGGCGTACCCATTTTGCGCGTTGGCTGAAGGATTCCGGCCATTGCCGTGACAACGGCGAAGCCTTTCAGCGTTGGCTGGGACGAGGACAGGTTGCCTATGTGCCGAGTGACTGGATTCCCATGGTCGAGGCCGTATCCTGGATACGTCAAGCGGGGGGCATTGCGGTGGTTGCCCATCCTGGTCGCTACAAATTGAGTGCAGACCGTCTACGCACGCTATTTACAGAGTTTCGTGCGGCGGGGGGAGGGGCCATCGAGGTCAGTTCTGGCTCACAGGCGGCGGCAGACCGTGAGCATCTCGGAAAGTTGGCCCAACAATTGGACCTGGCCGCTTCTTTGGGTTCTGATTTTCACGGGCCAGATATTGGGCACGCCGAGATTGGGCAGCTCGCCCCCCTGCCCGATGCCGTGCAACCGGTTTGGGAGTGCCTTGGGCACTCTATCCCGCACGACAAGCACTAG
- a CDS encoding Rid family detoxifying hydrolase, with amino-acid sequence MPRAVHSADAPQAIGAYSQAMIHGDLLYLSGQIPIDPSTGDLVEGDFAAQMQQVLDNLQAVCVAAGTDLRRAVKLQVYLSDLRNFATVNALMEQFFTPPYPARAALQVAALPRAAAVEIDGIVALRETGNATD; translated from the coding sequence ATGCCAAGAGCAGTGCACAGCGCCGACGCCCCCCAGGCCATTGGGGCGTATAGTCAAGCCATGATCCATGGGGATCTTTTATATCTCTCGGGCCAGATTCCCATCGACCCAAGCACGGGCGATTTGGTGGAAGGAGATTTTGCGGCGCAGATGCAGCAGGTGCTCGACAACCTGCAGGCGGTTTGTGTTGCTGCCGGCACGGATCTGCGCCGGGCCGTGAAATTGCAGGTCTACCTGAGTGATCTACGTAATTTTGCCACCGTGAATGCGCTCATGGAGCAGTTTTTTACGCCGCCCTATCCGGCGCGGGCGGCGCTGCAGGTGGCGGCGCTACCGCGTGCTGCAGCCGTCGAGATCGATGGCATTGTCGCGCTGCGCGAGACGGGAAATGCTACCGACTGA
- a CDS encoding DUF1858 domain-containing protein: MLPTDLHQPIRVLLAQYPELRSLLEERGIHCSECFIAERETLLGVATMHHIDLQALLRDWDARRTAETSH, from the coding sequence ATGCTACCGACTGATTTACACCAGCCCATACGCGTGCTGTTGGCACAATACCCAGAGCTACGCAGCTTGCTGGAGGAGCGCGGCATTCACTGCAGTGAATGCTTCATTGCCGAGCGGGAAACTTTGCTCGGCGTGGCTACCATGCATCACATCGATTTACAGGCCTTGCTCAGGGACTGGGACGCGCGCCGTACTGCCGAGACCAGCCACTAG